A window of Haliscomenobacter hydrossis DSM 1100 contains these coding sequences:
- a CDS encoding acyl-CoA reductase translates to MQLSARINALLQLGEHLRAEDEYLKAIMHRSSFHNPWFTIENQERAIAAIAQRFLAEAPLREWLSKYDIPNENQPQTIGLVMAGNLPLVGFYDVLCVFVAGHKAKIKLSDKDPYLLPYLLKLLEKIDPATANYFELIERMRDVDAVIATGSNNSARYFEAYFGKYPHIIRKNRNGIAVLTGTESADELHELGHDIFRYFGLGCRNVAKLYLPREYNFHPLLEALHEYRDIILHQKYKNNFDYNFALYILNKVQYQANGCILMIEEPSLQSRIAALHYEYYDDIDQLEVELERRAEEIQCIIAQPGIIKAKTFPFGKSQQPELWDYPDGVDSMAFLLQL, encoded by the coding sequence GAACACCTCCGCGCTGAGGACGAATACCTGAAGGCGATCATGCACCGTTCCTCATTCCACAATCCTTGGTTTACGATCGAAAACCAGGAACGGGCCATTGCCGCCATAGCCCAACGTTTTTTGGCTGAAGCTCCTTTGCGCGAATGGCTGAGCAAATATGACATCCCCAATGAAAACCAGCCTCAAACGATTGGCCTGGTCATGGCTGGCAATTTGCCTTTGGTGGGCTTTTACGATGTATTGTGTGTATTTGTAGCAGGGCACAAGGCCAAAATTAAGTTGTCGGACAAAGATCCCTACCTCTTGCCCTACCTGTTGAAACTGCTGGAAAAAATCGACCCCGCTACGGCTAATTACTTTGAACTGATTGAACGCATGCGGGATGTAGATGCGGTGATTGCCACGGGTAGCAACAACTCCGCGCGTTATTTTGAGGCTTATTTCGGAAAATACCCCCACATCATTCGCAAAAACCGCAACGGTATTGCGGTATTGACCGGAACCGAAAGTGCGGATGAACTGCACGAATTAGGGCACGATATTTTTCGCTATTTTGGCCTGGGCTGCCGCAATGTGGCCAAGTTGTACCTGCCTCGGGAGTATAACTTCCACCCCCTATTGGAAGCTTTGCACGAATACCGCGACATCATTTTGCACCAGAAATACAAAAACAACTTTGACTACAACTTTGCCCTGTACATTCTGAACAAGGTGCAGTACCAGGCCAATGGTTGTATTTTGATGATTGAGGAACCTTCGTTGCAATCACGCATTGCGGCATTGCATTATGAGTACTACGATGATATTGACCAATTAGAAGTGGAGTTGGAGCGCCGCGCAGAAGAAATCCAGTGCATCATTGCCCAACCAGGCATCATCAAAGCCAAAACCTTTCCCTTCGGTAAATCCCAGCAACCGGAACTGTGGGACTATCCAGATGGAGTGGACAGCATGGCTTTTTTGCTCCAACTTTGA
- a CDS encoding metallophosphatase domain-containing protein, which produces MRFVAISDTHGKHNFELPEGDVLLHAGDVSSRGLKTEVQRFLDWFSSLDYAYKIFIAGNHDFFFEEASTAEIQAMIPPELIYLNDSGVEIAGIHIWGSPIQPWFYDWAFNRQRGPAIQKHWDLIPSNSDIVITHGPVFGIHDHTVSGLPVGCEDLLPVIQRIEPKVHLCGHIHEAYGSRQVGETLYLNASILDVRYTIANPPIVFDVDGIT; this is translated from the coding sequence ATGCGGTTTGTAGCCATTTCAGATACCCACGGCAAACACAATTTTGAACTCCCCGAAGGAGATGTCCTCCTGCATGCCGGCGACGTTTCATCACGTGGTTTAAAAACCGAAGTACAACGCTTTTTGGATTGGTTTTCCAGTTTGGATTATGCCTATAAAATCTTCATCGCAGGCAACCATGATTTCTTTTTTGAAGAAGCATCCACTGCTGAAATCCAGGCCATGATTCCTCCCGAACTCATTTATTTAAACGACTCCGGCGTTGAAATTGCGGGCATCCACATCTGGGGCTCACCCATTCAGCCCTGGTTTTACGATTGGGCTTTTAACCGTCAGAGAGGCCCCGCCATTCAGAAGCATTGGGATTTGATACCCTCCAACAGCGACATTGTGATCACCCATGGCCCGGTTTTTGGGATTCACGACCACACCGTAAGTGGATTGCCCGTTGGTTGTGAAGATTTACTGCCTGTCATTCAACGCATTGAACCCAAAGTGCACCTCTGTGGACACATCCACGAAGCCTACGGTTCGCGGCAAGTAGGGGAGACGCTTTACCTAAATGCCAGTATTTTAGACGTTCGGTACACCATAGCTAACCCTCCCATCGTTTTTGATGTGGATGGAATCACCTAA
- a CDS encoding penicillin acylase family protein, giving the protein MKATFVLLFLTLCTQISAQEQLKLSGLEKPVEIITDQWGVPHIYAQTEHDLFFAQGFYAARDRLFQFEMWRRQATGTVAEILGEREIERDLGARLFRFRGNLDQEMAHYHPRGKSIITAFVAGVNAWIKQTQLKPELLPLEFKSLGIKPGLWTPDVVISRHQGLLENVTDEWNNAKALLALGEDKFRELIWFHPQKPDLHLDAAIPKALLQQDVLKLYNAFRKPLSFKPEDLIGAVRNPNAAQYRDLAALEEQEYQEAQSEKLSNVGSNNWIVSGNHTQSGYPMLANDPHRAVSTPSLRYMTHLVGPGWNVIGGGEPVIPGVSIGHNEYGAWGLTIFSTDAEDLYVYETHPTNPNLYKAGGEWRKMTIVKDTIKVKGKAPIIVELKYTHHGPVVHEDPKLKTACAVRCAWLEVGGSPYLASLRMGQAKNWEEFRLACQYSHIPAENMIWADRAGNIGWQAVGITPIRRQHSGLLPVPGDGRFEWDGYLPILERPGVANPSQGFWATANENVTPKDYKYWETIGYKWADPYRGDRCAEVLSSGRKFTLQDFTSLQTDYLSIPARNLVPLLRNLVSADTSAEWARRTLLQWDFQLEKLSIGATLYDAWERQLRTELEQMLLPANVRTLVNIQTYRLVEFLLLPDGKFGTDPTRGRNDLVLKALSTAMQNLTTRFQGIPRSQWHYGQEKYKHVLLRHPLSSAVNPELRKKLDHGPLPRGGSGQTVGATAAGYNQTHGATFRLVVDTGNWDHCLATNSPGQSGNPDHPHYRNLFEMWANDQYFPLFYSKGKIESVKYGQLNLVP; this is encoded by the coding sequence ATGAAAGCCACTTTTGTCCTCCTCTTTTTGACCCTCTGCACGCAAATTAGTGCTCAGGAACAACTTAAACTTTCCGGACTAGAAAAACCCGTCGAGATCATCACCGATCAATGGGGTGTACCGCACATCTATGCTCAAACCGAGCATGACCTCTTTTTTGCCCAAGGTTTCTACGCTGCACGAGACCGATTGTTTCAGTTTGAAATGTGGCGTCGACAGGCTACCGGAACGGTGGCTGAAATCCTCGGAGAACGAGAAATTGAACGCGATTTGGGCGCACGCCTGTTTCGTTTTCGCGGGAACCTGGATCAAGAAATGGCCCATTACCACCCACGCGGCAAATCCATCATCACCGCTTTTGTGGCCGGCGTCAATGCCTGGATCAAACAAACCCAGCTAAAACCGGAATTGTTGCCCCTGGAGTTCAAATCCTTGGGCATCAAGCCAGGATTGTGGACACCTGATGTGGTCATATCGCGCCACCAGGGTCTGCTCGAAAATGTCACCGACGAATGGAACAATGCCAAAGCATTGCTGGCACTGGGGGAAGACAAGTTTAGGGAATTGATCTGGTTTCATCCCCAAAAACCCGATTTGCACCTTGATGCTGCGATTCCTAAAGCCCTCCTCCAGCAGGACGTGCTGAAACTGTACAATGCTTTCCGAAAGCCATTGAGTTTTAAACCCGAAGACCTGATTGGTGCAGTGCGTAACCCCAATGCCGCCCAATACCGCGATTTGGCCGCATTGGAAGAACAGGAATACCAGGAAGCCCAAAGCGAAAAATTATCCAACGTGGGCAGCAACAACTGGATTGTCAGCGGCAACCACACCCAAAGCGGTTACCCCATGTTGGCCAACGATCCACATCGTGCCGTATCGACACCGTCCTTGCGCTACATGACCCACTTGGTGGGGCCGGGTTGGAATGTCATTGGCGGCGGCGAACCCGTTATTCCTGGTGTATCGATTGGCCACAATGAATACGGGGCCTGGGGTTTGACGATCTTTTCCACCGACGCCGAAGATTTGTACGTCTACGAAACCCATCCCACTAATCCCAACTTGTACAAAGCAGGAGGGGAGTGGCGCAAAATGACCATTGTTAAAGACACCATAAAAGTAAAAGGCAAAGCGCCGATCATCGTGGAGTTGAAATACACCCACCATGGCCCAGTGGTGCACGAAGACCCCAAACTCAAAACCGCTTGTGCCGTACGTTGCGCCTGGCTGGAAGTGGGGGGATCTCCTTATTTGGCAAGTTTGCGCATGGGGCAGGCCAAAAACTGGGAAGAATTTCGCTTGGCTTGTCAATACAGCCACATCCCGGCTGAAAACATGATTTGGGCCGACCGTGCAGGCAACATCGGCTGGCAGGCGGTAGGGATAACGCCAATTCGCCGTCAGCACAGTGGCTTGCTGCCCGTTCCTGGCGATGGCCGTTTTGAGTGGGACGGGTATTTGCCCATTTTGGAGCGTCCCGGAGTGGCCAACCCATCACAGGGCTTCTGGGCTACCGCCAATGAAAACGTGACCCCCAAAGATTACAAATACTGGGAAACGATTGGCTACAAATGGGCTGATCCATACCGGGGTGATCGTTGTGCGGAGGTCTTGAGTTCGGGCCGGAAGTTCACCTTGCAAGATTTTACATCCTTACAAACCGATTACCTTTCCATCCCGGCCCGCAATTTGGTACCGCTCCTGCGCAATTTGGTCAGCGCCGATACCAGCGCTGAATGGGCGCGTCGTACGCTTTTACAATGGGACTTTCAATTGGAAAAACTATCCATTGGAGCCACCCTTTACGACGCCTGGGAGCGTCAGCTGCGTACCGAGCTCGAACAAATGCTTTTGCCCGCCAACGTGCGTACTTTGGTCAATATCCAAACCTATCGACTGGTTGAATTTTTGCTTCTTCCCGATGGGAAATTTGGAACCGATCCCACCCGTGGGCGCAATGACTTGGTGTTAAAGGCGCTGAGTACCGCTATGCAAAACTTAACGACGCGTTTTCAAGGAATCCCCCGCAGTCAATGGCACTACGGCCAGGAGAAATACAAACACGTTTTGCTGCGCCACCCCTTGAGCAGTGCAGTCAATCCTGAATTGCGCAAAAAGCTCGATCATGGCCCTTTGCCGCGCGGTGGTAGTGGACAAACCGTTGGCGCAACGGCTGCCGGATACAATCAAACCCACGGGGCCACGTTCCGACTGGTGGTGGATACCGGCAATTGGGACCATTGTCTGGCCACCAATTCCCCCGGGCAATCGGGCAATCCTGATCATCCCCATTACCGCAATCTATTCGAAATGTGGGCCAACGACCAATATTTTCCGCTGTTTTACTCCAAAGGGAAAATCGAATCCGTGAAGTACGGACAATTGAATTTGGTGCCGTAA
- a CDS encoding AAA family ATPase: protein MSQQEFKIPTLVQHIQVDGRPYFSLRPLFWPGPISIHRRYQEAVAGYRKEVRHHLSSYPISRYTLDQTLWLVFQPKPVFQKRKLQFSLGKHQVDGLFLVIQFEINGLPVIYFPGFNNSMLLQSNEETPISDLELEKTIKKLLLKEREYQGTEFQPEEYYANRRDYLVDVPVKVDLKFSPNRFVEVQDAHPFFRFFQETEFDGAEEAAKTGNDLNESFPHALQKTFFRDELAAEVYDLMYQRDPIPFVLVGPEGAGRHNLISNAVAQYLTDRQDNEKELPISVWALDPNRIISGMSIVGQWQKRMEAIIQYLIKPTTGHKLLIDNPVALLRIGKSSQNDMTLSDVLKPYLEKRSLQTILIATPQEWQLIQEKDRPFSDLFQVIRVYEPDSTTALKIILEQRKILEQENGLRISISAISQLMYVHRIFQSNKALPGAVIRLLRQMAIKHRYGMVDAQNVREEFGMVTGLREEIFSAGYWFEKNEVVNSLQRDLIGQKEAAFALNNVIQLYKAKLNNPRRPISSLMFIGPTGVGKTHAAKILTRYLTGNEEALVRFDMNEYLDPYAIDRLIGDEYNPEGQLTGKIRYRPFSVLLLDEIEKAHPKVHDLFLQLLDDGRLTDRLGRTVDFTNSIIIMTSNVGADDNRFRISLGNDREHQSQAQVYRGALEKQFRPEFVNRIEQIVIFRPLEREHILGISRLQIKELLQRDGFVRRTTILNIQKEALEWVANRGYDPDMGGRALRRQIERDLTSLSADQLLKIRTPGPIILDIHLEEDRLIPRIFPLEFVSPSGETYLPKPPKPESGGSFYRRLLKLVEELNEEVSNRDSPSDYYEQRSIQDDWHYYHFITRLDEMKEDIATIMIAFNNNNFVRNLPTPMRLKQSELFRNRGNARNAQSLEDVKARLFHDAALKEVSETYQFANGVYDAMDTEFVDHYLNVALLRLAGRAFLRGELDKVEIKMESLVAGQGQREIEYLAGRYQALFEHLNIEIDYYPEEQLLVAEYYGIAPLFQSEAGIHLFYLAHQNPLPIRVHVKPAADKINTWQVIRLYDGNRTLTDLRTQYTNVMSMSGQEFKLLVYAGLSTELRRELMRF from the coding sequence ATGTCCCAGCAAGAATTTAAAATACCAACCTTAGTACAACACATTCAAGTAGATGGAAGGCCGTACTTCAGCCTAAGGCCCTTATTTTGGCCGGGTCCAATCTCCATCCACCGCAGGTATCAGGAGGCCGTAGCTGGCTATCGCAAGGAAGTTCGGCACCACCTTTCTTCCTATCCCATCAGTCGATACACCCTTGATCAGACCCTTTGGCTGGTCTTTCAACCCAAACCCGTTTTTCAAAAAAGAAAATTGCAATTTTCTTTAGGCAAACATCAGGTTGATGGGCTTTTTTTGGTGATTCAATTCGAAATAAACGGATTGCCCGTCATTTATTTCCCAGGGTTCAACAATTCTATGCTGCTTCAATCCAATGAAGAAACACCGATCAGTGACCTTGAGTTGGAAAAGACGATAAAAAAATTGTTGTTAAAAGAACGTGAATACCAGGGTACCGAGTTCCAACCAGAAGAATATTATGCCAATCGCCGCGATTATTTGGTGGATGTGCCGGTAAAAGTAGACCTGAAGTTTTCGCCAAACCGCTTTGTGGAAGTACAGGATGCTCATCCTTTTTTCCGCTTTTTCCAGGAAACTGAATTTGATGGAGCCGAAGAAGCCGCCAAAACAGGTAACGACCTCAATGAAAGTTTCCCGCATGCCCTGCAAAAAACCTTTTTTCGCGATGAGTTGGCCGCTGAAGTGTACGATTTAATGTACCAGCGTGATCCCATCCCTTTTGTATTGGTAGGGCCTGAAGGGGCGGGGCGGCACAACCTCATTTCCAATGCCGTGGCACAGTATCTGACTGATCGTCAAGACAATGAAAAAGAGTTGCCGATCAGCGTTTGGGCATTGGATCCCAACCGCATCATCAGTGGCATGTCGATCGTAGGGCAATGGCAGAAAAGGATGGAGGCGATCATCCAGTACCTGATCAAGCCCACAACGGGGCACAAGCTACTGATTGACAATCCAGTAGCCTTATTGCGCATTGGCAAGTCGTCACAAAACGACATGACCCTCAGCGATGTGCTCAAACCCTATCTGGAAAAACGCAGCCTCCAAACCATCCTCATTGCCACGCCACAAGAATGGCAATTGATCCAGGAAAAAGACCGCCCATTTAGTGATTTGTTTCAGGTCATCCGGGTGTATGAACCCGACTCGACAACAGCGTTAAAAATCATCCTGGAACAGCGCAAAATACTGGAACAAGAAAACGGCTTACGCATCTCCATTTCCGCCATCAGCCAGTTGATGTACGTGCACCGCATTTTTCAATCCAATAAAGCCCTGCCTGGTGCTGTCATCCGCTTGCTGCGCCAGATGGCCATCAAACACCGCTACGGCATGGTGGATGCGCAAAATGTGCGCGAAGAATTTGGCATGGTGACGGGACTGCGCGAGGAAATTTTCAGCGCCGGGTACTGGTTTGAAAAAAATGAGGTAGTCAATAGTTTGCAACGCGATTTGATCGGCCAAAAAGAAGCTGCTTTTGCCCTCAACAACGTCATCCAGTTGTACAAAGCCAAGCTCAATAATCCGCGCAGGCCCATCAGTTCGTTGATGTTCATTGGTCCCACGGGGGTGGGTAAAACGCATGCTGCCAAAATTTTGACCAGGTATTTGACGGGCAATGAAGAAGCATTGGTGCGTTTTGACATGAACGAATACCTCGACCCTTACGCCATTGATCGACTCATTGGCGACGAATACAATCCGGAGGGGCAATTGACCGGAAAAATCCGCTACCGTCCGTTTAGTGTACTGTTGTTGGATGAAATTGAAAAAGCGCACCCAAAGGTGCACGACCTGTTTTTGCAATTGCTGGACGACGGGCGTTTGACCGACCGCTTGGGGCGCACCGTCGATTTCACCAATAGCATCATCATCATGACCTCCAATGTGGGTGCCGATGACAACCGTTTTCGCATCTCTTTGGGAAACGACCGCGAGCACCAAAGCCAGGCCCAGGTTTATCGGGGTGCCCTGGAAAAACAGTTTCGCCCCGAATTCGTCAACCGCATTGAACAAATTGTCATTTTTCGGCCACTGGAGCGGGAGCATATTTTGGGCATTTCCCGTTTGCAAATCAAAGAGTTGTTGCAAAGGGATGGCTTTGTGCGCCGCACCACCATCCTGAACATTCAAAAAGAAGCCTTGGAATGGGTGGCCAACCGGGGTTATGATCCCGACATGGGGGGCAGAGCGCTGCGCCGTCAAATTGAACGCGACCTGACCAGTCTTTCGGCTGATCAGTTGTTAAAAATCCGCACCCCCGGACCCATCATCCTTGATATTCATCTGGAGGAAGATCGTTTGATTCCGCGCATCTTCCCGCTTGAGTTTGTGTCTCCCAGCGGTGAAACGTATTTGCCCAAACCACCCAAACCCGAAAGTGGAGGTAGTTTTTACCGCCGTCTGTTAAAATTGGTGGAAGAGCTGAACGAAGAAGTAAGCAATCGGGATTCTCCGAGCGATTATTACGAGCAGCGCAGCATTCAGGATGACTGGCATTATTACCATTTCATTACCCGTCTGGACGAAATGAAAGAAGACATTGCTACCATCATGATCGCATTCAACAACAACAATTTTGTGCGCAATTTGCCCACGCCCATGCGCTTGAAACAGTCTGAACTGTTTCGCAACCGGGGCAATGCCCGCAATGCACAATCCCTGGAGGACGTCAAAGCCCGTTTGTTCCACGATGCTGCACTCAAGGAAGTCAGTGAAACGTACCAGTTTGCCAATGGAGTGTACGACGCCATGGATACCGAATTTGTCGACCATTACCTCAATGTAGCCTTGCTGCGTCTGGCAGGACGGGCTTTTCTACGTGGAGAACTGGACAAAGTGGAGATCAAAATGGAATCCCTGGTGGCAGGTCAGGGGCAACGCGAAATCGAATACCTGGCAGGGCGTTATCAAGCGTTGTTTGAACACCTGAACATCGAAATCGATTATTACCCCGAAGAACAACTCCTGGTTGCGGAGTATTACGGGATTGCGCCATTGTTTCAAAGTGAAGCAGGCATCCACTTGTTTTACCTGGCCCATCAAAACCCTTTGCCGATTCGGGTACACGTTAAACCAGCTGCCGACAAAATCAATACCTGGCAGGTCATTCGTTTGTACGATGGCAACCGCACCCTGACCGATTTGCGCACGCAGTACACCAACGTCATGAGCATGAGCGGGCAAGAATTCAAACTGCTGGTTTACGCGGGCTTATCCACGGAATTGCGGCGGGAATTGATGCGATTTTGA
- a CDS encoding AAA family ATPase — protein sequence MTEEFSKPGFKRHKFKELKVYASTEWLADNKKKYRQVFDRLETTYIYAELSFYNKHFDIEDWEIDVELKCYSLKKGRKEICDLPLRKKVSKYDNVVYIREGWGNKTEGSFWKNGTYYWEAWIEGEKVGTKYFYIEDAGQDFLPGENPYLSVHSLRLYEGPYDDVPELDRVYYKSFSGEETRYIYIEVMLQNLHISKAWQCELFAKFYNDARELKGQVVRLHRVEKKDEFIKITTGWGSNVKGSWRKDRYTAELVFMDRLIAVIPFEIDEDFVEGISPVWLPDRGQQIIPSIQQDDRGSFDDAMTSFDSLIGLSDIKQQVRNHADYIKFLQLRKERGFDESDNINVHSVFIGNPGTGKTTVAGMMGLLYRKMGLLSKGHVHEVDRVDLVGEYIGQTAPKVKEAIEKARGGVLFIDEAYALARSTDDTKDFGREVIEILVREMSNGQGDLAVIVAGYPKEMKQFLDSNPGLKSRFKFNFEFADYLPQELSQIARFVCKQKGVKLNEEAEKKVDELIIDAYRKRDRTFGNARFVNDLIEKGKINLGLRVMRNEDPRLLSRENLEMLELADIAKIDLKNLRPLPNIPIDEVLLRESVDELNRMIGMDKIKAQIHEMVRLVRFYRETGKDVLNSFFLHTVLIGNPGTGKTTVARILTKIYKALGMLERGHMVETDRQGLVAGFVGQTAIKTNEKIEEALGGVLFIDEAYSLTAKTGGAHGDFGDEAIQTLLKRMEDMRGQFFVFVAGYTDNMETFLKANPGLNSRFDKMLRFEDYMPDELLQIAMHMLDQSGLIPTPEAEEYLKSYLAFLYDCRDKYFGNARTVRNVVNEALKNQNLRLAALPPEERKNVPNNLLTLEDLETFKLDKSTFVFNRQTIGFKARS from the coding sequence ATGACGGAAGAATTTTCAAAACCAGGATTTAAGCGGCATAAATTCAAAGAGCTAAAGGTTTATGCTTCTACCGAGTGGCTGGCCGATAACAAGAAAAAGTATCGGCAGGTGTTTGATCGTTTGGAAACTACCTACATCTATGCAGAACTCTCTTTCTACAACAAACATTTCGACATTGAGGACTGGGAGATAGATGTAGAACTCAAATGTTATTCGCTCAAAAAAGGTCGAAAGGAGATTTGTGATTTGCCTCTGCGAAAAAAAGTGAGCAAATACGATAACGTGGTCTACATCCGCGAAGGTTGGGGCAATAAAACGGAAGGCTCTTTCTGGAAAAACGGGACCTATTATTGGGAGGCCTGGATCGAGGGTGAAAAGGTAGGCACCAAGTATTTTTACATTGAGGATGCTGGTCAGGACTTTTTGCCCGGCGAAAACCCTTATCTCTCGGTTCACTCGCTACGCCTCTACGAAGGGCCTTACGACGATGTACCTGAGCTGGACCGTGTCTACTACAAATCCTTTAGCGGTGAAGAAACGCGTTACATCTACATTGAAGTGATGTTGCAAAATCTCCACATCTCCAAGGCCTGGCAGTGTGAGTTGTTTGCCAAATTCTACAACGATGCGCGGGAGCTCAAAGGCCAGGTGGTTCGGCTACATCGGGTGGAAAAAAAGGATGAATTCATAAAAATCACTACGGGCTGGGGCTCAAATGTGAAGGGTTCCTGGCGGAAAGACCGCTATACCGCTGAGCTGGTATTTATGGATCGGTTGATCGCCGTCATTCCTTTTGAAATCGACGAAGATTTTGTAGAAGGTATCTCCCCGGTATGGTTACCTGATCGGGGGCAACAAATCATCCCGAGCATTCAACAGGATGATCGGGGAAGTTTTGACGATGCGATGACCTCGTTTGATAGCCTGATTGGCCTCAGCGACATCAAGCAACAAGTGCGCAACCACGCCGATTACATCAAATTTTTGCAGTTGCGCAAAGAGCGTGGTTTCGACGAAAGTGACAACATCAATGTCCACTCTGTATTCATCGGCAATCCAGGTACGGGAAAAACCACCGTGGCGGGCATGATGGGGCTGCTGTACCGCAAAATGGGTCTGCTCAGCAAAGGGCACGTACACGAAGTTGATCGGGTAGATTTGGTCGGCGAGTACATTGGACAAACGGCCCCCAAAGTTAAAGAAGCCATCGAAAAAGCACGGGGCGGCGTGTTGTTCATCGATGAAGCTTACGCCTTGGCACGCTCTACCGACGATACCAAAGATTTTGGCCGGGAAGTCATCGAAATCCTGGTGCGCGAAATGTCCAACGGACAAGGTGACCTGGCCGTAATCGTGGCGGGTTACCCCAAAGAAATGAAACAGTTTCTGGATTCAAATCCCGGGCTGAAATCGCGTTTCAAATTCAATTTTGAATTTGCCGATTACCTGCCCCAGGAGCTTTCCCAGATTGCCCGCTTTGTGTGCAAACAAAAAGGGGTAAAACTGAACGAAGAGGCAGAGAAAAAGGTTGATGAACTGATCATTGATGCCTACCGCAAACGCGATCGCACCTTTGGCAACGCCCGTTTTGTCAACGACTTGATCGAAAAAGGCAAGATCAATTTGGGCTTGCGGGTCATGCGCAATGAAGATCCACGCTTGCTTTCCCGCGAAAACCTGGAAATGCTTGAATTGGCCGACATCGCCAAGATCGACCTCAAAAACCTCCGCCCGCTGCCCAATATCCCCATCGATGAGGTGTTGCTGCGCGAATCGGTAGACGAATTGAACCGCATGATTGGCATGGACAAAATCAAGGCCCAAATCCATGAAATGGTTCGCCTCGTGCGTTTTTACCGCGAAACCGGCAAAGATGTGCTCAATAGTTTCTTCCTCCATACGGTGTTGATTGGCAACCCCGGTACGGGCAAAACCACCGTGGCGCGGATTTTGACCAAAATTTACAAGGCCCTGGGCATGCTCGAACGCGGCCATATGGTGGAAACCGACCGTCAGGGCTTGGTAGCGGGTTTTGTGGGCCAAACCGCGATCAAAACCAACGAGAAAATCGAGGAAGCCCTGGGCGGCGTACTCTTCATTGACGAAGCCTACTCCCTTACCGCCAAAACGGGCGGTGCACACGGTGATTTTGGTGATGAAGCCATCCAGACCCTGTTGAAACGAATGGAAGACATGCGTGGACAGTTTTTTGTGTTTGTAGCCGGGTACACCGACAACATGGAAACTTTCCTCAAAGCCAACCCGGGTTTGAACAGCCGTTTCGACAAAATGCTGCGCTTTGAGGATTACATGCCCGATGAGCTGTTGCAAATTGCGATGCACATGTTGGATCAAAGTGGACTCATTCCAACTCCCGAGGCCGAGGAATACCTCAAAAGTTACCTGGCTTTCCTTTACGATTGTCGGGATAAATATTTTGGTAATGCCCGTACAGTGCGCAATGTGGTGAATGAAGCGCTCAAAAACCAGAACTTGCGCCTGGCGGCCTTACCCCCCGAAGAACGTAAAAATGTGCCCAATAACCTGCTGACTCTGGAGGATCTGGAGACGTTCAAGTTGGACAAGAGCACTTTTGTGTTTAACCGGCAAACCATTGGATTTAAAGCAAGAAGTTGA